The Amphiura filiformis unplaced genomic scaffold, Afil_fr2py scaffold_180, whole genome shotgun sequence genome includes a window with the following:
- the LOC140145241 gene encoding 4-hydroxyphenylacetate decarboxylase glycyl radical subunit-like: MASRLSLEGGRILLENVFSHMQRGLLYPSPYACFVTYWRRKDDAYGDNITKNDLSHLMKDLRTEIHEKYGKAHTTAVVGVNFSLWTKWCEEEGKEPPVGMTFKYEETLMGNIPKYKTSSVFSRASSFVDSKGDLWFHIKSDKRDHIPRVQQYIHKYLTEKLDIVCSDCVHQDVNTRSTKPDRSDGKVLGRRFSENLNNPSDPINLGNHTVIGYEDMNNIGGSFALAQRLNINWAHIHAKTEEGIEDMIGRKANDTIIPIQDDRTHIKSARVRDENGDTTLVLRLGLPFGSSPYVDDRNHPIGPKNDEKGVYFAGLTKDVKVLETIMDQMIGETEYFMQDRLFDNLRADFGGFFYIPSCKNLRLPLNKWYGDWNYYPGIDWQRVSRHFKKRSPNGVMFYNHKDYLFTMATAKNEDREKLNPPSYRILALLANTFLLWQDSWYFNRKQEEIGHLKDYVAAEYGPEKAEEVMALSVVERKGWATKMTLRLSSSTKYGFRGQREINGKAINGANTFHIHPQEIIVGGMPNLGLGQGRYVMKYLTEKESMEGYLRNLSEASGVGHVVPGHERSLKLGISGLIDQVQRKLDMTYDDDSKRNFYRSVILSLEGVVDYCHNYAQLADQMASKLKPWTQIETRKNLMEIKERMYKLAEGKPDTMTDALQLLFTMHVCLSLNGEPCGIGRVDQIIYPFYEADFAAGRITEAGAQEVMEAFWIKLGEKVQQNRMMIEDHQPTGNLAMGGASGPYVQGAAINQWVQQITVGGTAANGTLAYNTLTKLALRASRLPLNAPCLSLRVRQDMPVEYLVEAAKVLKTGGAHPIFLNDDKLIPALFASGSSVGGNAANSSKWKSDVTLESARNYACDGCYEPQFPGENWFTLGGFSALNPLECALNMGRLYVTAGPTYLLGQKNSFTSRDVKDIKRFDDLVELYREHFRWLITKSISDQVELYGAASSVCPSPLLSVMMDDCIERGRDIYGGGTKYNIFAPCFFAIPSAINSLYAIKHMVFDSETAVITLPELVHCLTCDWGYKMVEPLFSSLVGGFRLELTAERYKRLREVALSLPRFGRGNPEVDDLGQELLKIIAEETLKVFRDPIKPIEDNMARFCEKFGSCNSPFGFQIQPGVGNFENFVDFGYQNGASADGRRAAEAISSDLSPAPTPDDREPKQATVQNSPGFCKVLKGYKGEGVNCFSDGAASDFNIDENYPEANLVGALKAFANGEGSNIMTVTCASSDTLDEARKNPEAYDLLRVRMGGWSEFYTAMFPHNQEQHRRRPHNVPDQQIPKSAEK; this comes from the coding sequence ATGGCTTCAAGGCTTTCCCTTGAAGGAGGCCGCATTCTCTTAGAAAATGTATTTAGCCACATGCAACGAGGACTCCTCTACCCATCTCCATATGCTTGCTTCGTTACCTATTGGCGGCGTAAGGATGATGCCTACGGTGACAATATCACCAAAAATGACCTCTCACATTTGATGAAAGATCTTCGCACAGAGATCCATGAAAAATATGGCAAAGCACACACCACAGCTGTGGTGGGTGTGAATTTCTCATTGTGGACAAAATGGTGTGAAGAGGAAGGAAAGGAACCACCGGTTGGCATGACCTTTAAATATGAAGAAACCTTGATGGGCAATATACCTAAATATAAAACCTCCTCAGTCTTCAGCCGAGCCTCATCTTTTGTGGACTCCAAGGGCGACCTCTGGTTTCACATAAAATCAGACAAACGGGACCATATCCCTCGCGTCCAGCAATATATCCACAAATATCTCACTGAGAAGCTAGACATAGTTTGCTCTGACTGTGTTCACCAAGACGTGAACACCAGGTCCACGAAGCCTGACAGATCAGATGGAAAAGTCTTGGGGAGGCGTTTTTCGGAGAACCTAAACAACCCTTCCGATCCAATCAACCTGGGAAATCATACCGTTATTGGATATGAGGATATGAACAATATAGGTGGCTCATTTGCGTTGGCCCAGCGGTTGAACATCAACTGGGCACATATCCATGCCAAGACTGAAGAGGGGATAGAAGACATGATTGGGCGCAAGGCTAATGATACTATTATTCCAATACAGGATGACCGCACCCACATAAAATCGGCAAGAGTCCGGGATGAAAATGGTGACACCACATTGGTCCTCCGTCTAGGGCTGCCATTTGGATCCTCGCCATATGTTGACGATAGAAATCACCCCATAGGCCCCAAAAATGATGAAAAGGGTGTATACTTTGCGGGATTGACGAAAGACGTTAAGGTTCTGGAAACCATCATGGACCAAATGATTGGTGAAACAGAATACTTCATGCAGGATCGCCTATTTGACAATCTGAGAGCTGATTTCGGTGGCTTCTTCTACATTCCTTCTTGCAAAAACCTCAGACTGCCATTAAATAAATGGTATGGTGATTGGAACTACTACCCAGGTATTGATTGGCAACGGGTGAGTCGTCATTTTAAGAAGCGCTCTCCTAATGGTGTTATGTTCTACAATCACAAAGACTATTTGTTCACCATGGCCACAGCGAAAAATGAAGACAGGGAGAAGTTGAACCCACCTTCCTACCGCATCCTTGCCTTGCTGGCCAACACCTTTTTACTTTGGCAGGACAGCTGGTATTTCAACAGAAAGCAGGAAGAAATTGGTCACCTGAAAGACTATGTGGCAGCAGAATATGGCCCTGAGAAAGCCGAAGAAGTAATGGCGCTGTCAGTCGTGGAGCGCAAGGGCTGGGCCACAAAAATGACCCTGCGCCTCAGTAGCAGCACCAAATATGGCTTCCGAGGTCAACGTGAGATCAATGGCAAGGCGATAAATGGTGCCAACACATTCCATATTCATCCACAAGAGATTATCGTAGGTGGGATGCCAAATCTCGGCCTTGGACAGGGCCGTTATGTAATGAAGTACCTCACTGAAAAAGAATCCATGGAGGGCTACCTGAGAAATCTGAGTGAGGCCAGTGGGGTTGGCCATGTAGTGCCTGGTCATGAGCGGTCACTAAAGCTTGGCATATCCGGCCTCATTGATCAAGTTCAGAGGAAACTAGACATGACATATGATGATGATAGCAAGAGGAATTTCTACCGGTCAGTGATTTTATCATTGGAAGGTGTGGTCGATTATTGCCATAACTATGCTCAACTAGCTGACCAAATGGCCTCTAAATTAAAACCGTGGACACAAATAGAAACAAGAAAGAACCTTATGGAGATCAAGGAACGCATGTACAAACTTGCTGAAGGAAAGCCAGACACCATGACTGATGCTCTTCAACTGTTGTTTACAATGCACGTTTGTCTGAGCCTGAATGGCGAGCCTTGTGGCATTGGTAGGGTAGATCAGATAATCTATCCATTCTACGAGGCAGACTTTGCTGCAGGCCGGATTACTGAGGCAGGAGCCCAGGAAGTGATGGAGGCCTTTTGGATCAAGCTAGGGGAAAAGGTGCAACAGAATCGTATGATGATAGAAGATCACCAACCCACGGGCAACCTTGCCATGGGTGGCGCAAGTGGTCCTTATGTACAAGGGGCTGCCATCAACCAATGGGTACAACAGATCACTGTGGGGGGCACTGCAGCTAATGGAACATTGGCCTACAACACGCTCACCAAGCTTGCCTTGCGTGCATCCAGACTGCCATTGAACGCACCCTGCCTCTCATTGCGGGTCAGACAGGACATGCCAGTGGAATACCTAGTAGAGGCCGCCAAGGTACTTAAGACGGGTGGTGCACACCCAATATTTCTGAACGATGATAAACTTATCCCCGCACTGTTTGCCAGTGGTAGTAGTGTGGGGGGTAATGCGGCAAATTCCTCAAAATGGAAAAGTGACGTCACCTTAGAAAGTGCACGTAACTATGCCTGTGATGGTTGTTATGAGCCCCAGTTCCCAGGTGAGAACTGGTTCACGTTGGGAGGGTTCTCTGCCCTCAACCCACTGGAATGTGCGCTCAATATGGGTAGGCTCTATGTTACTGCTGGACCCACTTATCTTTTGGGCCAGAAAAATTCATTCACATCTCGTGACGTTAAAGATATCAAGCGTTTTGATGATCTTGTGGAGTTGTACCGAGAGCATTTCCGCTGGTTAATCACCAAGTCAATCAGCGACCAGGTTGAATTGTATGGTGCTGCATCAAGTGTTTGCCCCTCGCCCCTGCTATCTGTCATGATGGACGACTGCATTGAAAGGGGTCGAGACATCTATGGTGGAGGCACAAAGTACAATATCTTTGCCCCTTGCTTCTTTGCCATACCAAGCGCCATTAACTCTCTGTATGCTATCAAACACATGGTGTTTGACTCCGAAACAGCAGTCATCACATTGCCTGAGCTGGTACATTGTTTGACATGTGACTGGGGCTATAAGATGGTGGAACCCCTGTTCAGCAGCTTGGTAGGTGGGTTTCGGTTAGAGTTAACAGCTGAGCGCTACAAGCGCCTGCGTGAGGTGGCGTTATCACTCCCGCGCTTCGGCAGGGGTAACCCTGAAGTAGATGATCTGGGCCAGGAACTGCTAAAGATAATTGCGGAAGAGACGTTGAAAGTATTCAGGGATCCAATTAAACCAATAGAAGACAATATGGCCCGTTTTTGTGAGAAATTTGGAAGCTGTAATTCTCCATTTGGCTTTCAAATTCAGCCAGGTGTTGGTAACTTTGAGAACTTTGTGGATTTTGGTTACCAGAATGGAGCCTCAGCTGATGGACGTCGGGCAGCTGAAGCCATCTCCTCTGACCTTAGTCCTGCTCCAACACCTGATGACCGTGAGCCCAAACAGGCCACAGTGCAAAATTCCCCCGGCTTTTGTAAGGTGTTAAAGGGATATAAAGGCGAGGGTGTCAACTGCTTCAGCGATGGTGCCGCTTCAGATTTTAACATCGACGAAAATTATCCAGAGGCTAATCTAGTCGGTGCCCTCAAGGCATTCGCCAATGGTGAAGGCTCGAACATTATGACTGTGACATGTGCTTCTTCTGACACACTTGATGAGGCCCGGAAAAATCCTGAAGCTTATGACCTGTTGCGTGTGCGTATGGGCGGCTGGAGTGAGTTCTACACGGCCATGTTCCCACATAACCAGGAACAGCACCGCCGTCGCCCTCACAACGTTCCTGACCAACAGATTCCAAAGTCGGCTGAAAAATGA